The genomic stretch CGGCGGGCGGCGGAGTTCGAGCGGGCGACCGCCGCGCTGGTCGTCGACGCGCTGCCGAGGCCGTCCGGCGCGCCTGCCGGTCCGAGCGACGCGATCGTCATCAACGCCTACCTCGCGGCGTTCACCGCCGGCGTGCTGGTCTGGGCGGACTCCGACGGCGAGAAGGAGATCGGGGCGGCCGTCGAGGAGGCGTTCGAGGCGCTCGAGGCCCTGCGACGCCGATGATCCGGTTCAGGGGGCGCGCAGCTCCACGACGCTGACCTCCGGACGGGCGCCCACCCGCATCGCCGGTCCCCAGTAGCCGGCGCCGGTCGTCACGTACAGCTGGGTGTCCCCGTGCCGGGAGAGCCCCTCGACCGCGGGCTGGTCCAGCCGGATCGCGTAGTCGAACGGCCACAGCTGTCCGCCGTGGGTGTGACCGGACAGCTGCAGCCCGACCCCGGCCGCCCGCGCCTGGTCGATCATCCACGGCTGGTGGGCGAGCAGGACGACGGGCGTGGCGTCGTCCTGGCCGTCGAGCGCCTTGGCGATGTCGGCCCCGTGCCCGGGGACCCCGGACCGCTCCGCGGTGCGGTCGTCGACCCCGGCGAGGTCGAACGAGGCGGAGCCACGCCGGATCGCCACGCGCTCGTTGCGCAGGACGTCGATGCCGAGGGTGGGCAGGTGCCGCATCCACTCCTGCGTGTCCACGAAGTACTCGTGGTTGCCGGTGACGAAGAAGACGCCCTGCTCGCTGACGAGGTCGGCGAGCGGAGCCGCCTCCTCGCGCAGCTCGGAGACACTGCCGTCCACGAGGTCGCCGACGATCGCCACGACGTCCGGACGCTGCTCGTTGACCAGCTCCACCAGCCGTTCGAAGCGCCGGCCGCCGTAGGTGGCCGACAGGTGGGCGTCGGAGAAGGTGACGATCCGCAGCCCGTCGAGGGCAGGGTCGAGCCCCGCGAGCGTCACGGGGATCCGCCGGACCACCGGTGGGGAGTTCGCGAAGTAGGCGCCCGTCCCGGCGGTCCCGAGGGCGACGGCGCCCGCCGTGACGGCGAGGCCCCGGGCGAGGAAGAGCCGCCGCGACGGATCCGGCACGGAGCCCGGGGACCCGACCCCCGCCGTCGTCCCCGGCGCACCGCTGCGCACCGGCTGCGGTGCCGTCCTGCCGAGCCAGAACCGGCCCGCGAGACGGATGGGCTCCAGCGCCAGCAGGGCCAGGAAGGCGTAGAAGGCGATCCCGAGCCAGCTGAAGGCGAGCCAGTCGACGGGCGCCGCCACATCCAGCGGCAGCGTGCGGCGCAGCGCGACCGCCAGCACCGGCAGCAGCATCAGGGCGACCGTCAGCCAGGTCAGCCGTCGGCGGGCGCGCCCGGGGCGCGTGGTGCTGCGGACCAGCCGGAACCACAGGTAGCTGTGCAGCAGGAACATCGCGAGCAGGACGACGGTCCCGAAACCCAGCAGACCGATCAGGGACACCCGTACCGCCGTCCGCCGTCCGCTGCCACGCCCCCACTGTCCCAGGCGCGGCCGGGGCGGCTATCCCGACGCGCGCTCCAGGGCCTTGCGCAGGCGCGGCTCCTTCTCCCAGAACCTGCGTTCGGCCGCCTCGGCGCGAGCCTGCTCGAGCGCGTGCAGGCGGCCGTAGGCGAAGGCGTTCTCCCTTGCTGCGAAGGCGGCCAGCCCCAGCCGCCGGCACTGCTCGCGGGTGACCACCGTGTCCTGCAGCGCGCCGAGCAGCTTCTGCATGCGCTTGGCCGGGCGCAGCAACGGCGCCACTGCTTCCAACCCGGCGCCGCCGGCCTCGGCCGCGTAGCGGACCCGCTTGGCCGCCTTGCGGACGGCGTGCAGCGCCTCCAGGCGGTCGTCGTCGGACGCCCGTTCCGCGCTCTCGAGGTGCCGTCGCAGCCGCCGCACGGTCCGGCGCACCGCCTTGCGGAGCACCGGTCCGGCGGCGTCGGTGCCGCGCACCGTCAGCGGCGGGTCGCCGAGCAGGTCGTGCAGCGAGTCCAGCAGTGCGACGTAGCGGTGGTCCTCCACCGTGGCGAGGGCGGCGTCGAGACCGGCCCGCATCGCCTGGAGATCCGCCTGCTGGATCCGCGCGGCCACCGGCCCCGGCACCAGCTCCGGCGGCTCGGCGGCCAGCAGCTCCCGCAGGTGGGCCAGCGCCACCTCGTCGTCCCGCGCGCCGGAGAGCTCCGCGCCGAGCCAGGCCAGCTCCTCGCGGATCGGCCGGGTGGCGTCACGGTCCAGGACGTCGCGGAACGCGGCCAGGCTGCTGCGCAGCCGGCGAGCGGCGATCCGCATCTGGTGCACGGCGTCGGGTTGCTCGGTGCGGAGCAGGATGTCGGCCTGCTGGAGTGCGGCGACCTGCTCGCGGAGGGCGCCGACCACGAATGCGCCGGCTGTCGGCCCGCCCTTCTTCCCCTTCTTCGCCGTCCCGGGCGGCGCC from Blastococcus sp. PRF04-17 encodes the following:
- a CDS encoding CYTH and CHAD domain-containing protein is translated as MATGQLEIERKFDVDEPFALPSFDHLPEVAAVDPPVEHDLEATYHDTVDLRLLRGRVTLRRRTGGTDAGWHLKLPAGSARRELHAPLGRAVKNPPKGFLAPVAGLLRGEKTVRVASLRTRRVVTVLRDAAGRVLAEVADDTVTATAFGAGTDRPAGVQAWREVEVELVSGDEDLLAAVAQCLEDAGARPSASASKAGRVLAARLPDEAPPGTAKKGKKGGPTAGAFVVGALREQVAALQQADILLRTEQPDAVHQMRIAARRLRSSLAAFRDVLDRDATRPIREELAWLGAELSGARDDEVALAHLRELLAAEPPELVPGPVAARIQQADLQAMRAGLDAALATVEDHRYVALLDSLHDLLGDPPLTVRGTDAAGPVLRKAVRRTVRRLRRHLESAERASDDDRLEALHAVRKAAKRVRYAAEAGGAGLEAVAPLLRPAKRMQKLLGALQDTVVTREQCRRLGLAAFAARENAFAYGRLHALEQARAEAAERRFWEKEPRLRKALERASG
- a CDS encoding metallophosphoesterase, whose product is MSLIGLLGFGTVVLLAMFLLHSYLWFRLVRSTTRPGRARRRLTWLTVALMLLPVLAVALRRTLPLDVAAPVDWLAFSWLGIAFYAFLALLALEPIRLAGRFWLGRTAPQPVRSGAPGTTAGVGSPGSVPDPSRRLFLARGLAVTAGAVALGTAGTGAYFANSPPVVRRIPVTLAGLDPALDGLRIVTFSDAHLSATYGGRRFERLVELVNEQRPDVVAIVGDLVDGSVSELREEAAPLADLVSEQGVFFVTGNHEYFVDTQEWMRHLPTLGIDVLRNERVAIRRGSASFDLAGVDDRTAERSGVPGHGADIAKALDGQDDATPVVLLAHQPWMIDQARAAGVGLQLSGHTHGGQLWPFDYAIRLDQPAVEGLSRHGDTQLYVTTGAGYWGPAMRVGARPEVSVVELRAP